The following proteins come from a genomic window of Malus sylvestris chromosome 4, drMalSylv7.2, whole genome shotgun sequence:
- the LOC126619793 gene encoding ATP-dependent Clp protease proteolytic subunit-related protein 4, chloroplastic-like encodes MEMATTASSFALHTRMLATPTTPRALNTTRPHLTSSHSLPRASLSTSFLSPFAGNSLSSDFSGHKLRPSSLNPASSHGSKPKRGVVTMVIPFQRGSAWEQPPPDLASYLYKNRIVYLGMSLVPSVTELILAEFLYLQYEDDTKPIYLYINSTGTTKGGEKLGYETEAFAIYDVMRYVKPPIFTLCVGNAWGEAALLLAAGAKGNRSALPSSTIMMKQPIARFQGQATDIELARKEVRNVKDELVKLFAKHVGKSTEQIEADIRRPKYFSPSEAVDYGIIDKVLYNERSTEDRGVVSDLKKAQLIP; translated from the exons ATGGAGATGGCCACCACAGCTTCTAGCTTCGCGCTCCACACGCGCATGTTAGCAACGCCCACCACTCCCCGAGCCCTGAACACTACCCGCCCCCATCTGACGTCGTCTCATTCCCTTCCCAGAGCCTCCCTGTCCACCAGCTTCCTCTCTCCCTTCGCCGGCAACAGCCTCTCCTCCGACTTCTCCGGCCACAAGCTCCGCCCTTCCTCCCTCAATCCAGCGTCGTCTCATGGCTCCAAACCCAAACGCGGCGTCGTCACCATG gtTATTCCATTTCAAAGAGGAAGTGCATGGGAGCAGCCGCCTCCGGACCTGGCATCATATCTATACAAAAACCGAATAGTGTACTTGGGCATGTCACTTGTTCCTTCGGTGACGGAGTTGATACTTGCCGAGTTTCTCTACCTTCAGTACGAAGACGACACGAAGCCCATTTACTTGTACATTAATTCCACAGGAACAACCAAG GGTGGGGAGAAGTTGGGTTATGAAACAGAGGCTTTTGCAATATATGATGTCATGAG GTATGTCAAGCCACCTATATTTACTCTTTGTGTTGGTAATGCTTGGGGAGAAGCTGCCTTACTTTTGGCTGCTGGTGCAAAGGGAAACCGTTCTGCTTTACCCTCATCAACAATCATGATGAAGCAG CCGATTGCGAGGTTTCAAGGTCAAGCAACAGATATTGAACTtgcaagaaaggaagtgaggaATGTTAAAGACGAGTTG GTTAAACTCTTCGCAAAGCATGTGGGAAAGTCAACTGAGCAAATTGAAGCAGACATTAGGCGTCCAAAATATTTTAGTCCAAGTGAGGCAGTTGACTATGGCATCATTGACAAG GTACTGTACAATGAAAGGAGTACCGAAGACAGGGGAGTTGTCTCAGACCTTAAAAAAGCACAACTTATTCCATAG
- the LOC126619739 gene encoding uncharacterized protein LOC126619739, whose translation LTFASGHLKICTYSFLLDEKLPANVIISLVRHIWKARCAFVFNKVRINPVNVVLAISNSVGSFLAVSCVSEVDRFPESVGQVPGSAPLWCPPPLFTKINVDASWFKTSCSGFVGVVLRDAEAHFIAAARYHIRAPCAAAAEAMALLRGCELGASLGLSEVILESDSSKAISCLSNSIENGSWEAIPTLARVKLFGETFQNCRWSWVPRSANSAADALTSCGCAELCDVV comes from the coding sequence TTAACTTTTGCCTCTGGCCATCTGAAAATTTGTACATATTCCTTTTTACTTGATGAAAAACTTCCAGCAAATGTAATCATAAGTTTGGTAAGGCATATTTGGAAGGCCAGGTGTGCTTTTGTGTTTAATAAGGTGCGTATCAACCCTGTAAATGTTGTTCTGGCCATTTCTAATTCTGTGGGGTCTTTCCTGGCTGTTTCCTGTGTCTCTGAAGTTGATCGGTTTCCGGAGAGTGTTGGCCAGGTTCCTGGCAGTGCTCCGTTGTGGTGTCCTCCCCCCCTTTTTACgaaaataaatgttgatgcCAGCTGGTTCAAGACGTCTTGCTCGGGTTTTGTGGGAGTGGTTTTACGCGACGCTGAGGCTCATTTCATTGCGGCTGCTCGTTACCACATTCGGGCCCCCTGTGCTGCAGCTGCCGAAGCTATGGCTTTGCTACGGGGCTGTGAACTGGGTGCATCTTTGGGTCTATCTGAGGTTATTCTGGAATCTGACTCTTCCAAGGCGATTTCTTGCCTTTCAAATTCTATAGAGAATGGCAGTTGGGAGGCTATTCCTACTTTAGCAAGAGTAAAGCTCTTTGGGGAAACCTTCCAGAACtgtcgctggtcttgggttccaagatcAGCCAATTCGGCGGCAGATGCTCTTACGTCGTGTGGTTGTGCGGAGCTGTGTGATGTTGTTTAG
- the LOC126619791 gene encoding heptahelical transmembrane protein 4-like isoform X1: MGGDSPLSETRSEENQFDREDVNETCSKEAKGKRLRKKVKYQLIEYHSLPDFLRDNEFILGHYRSEWPLKQVFLSIFSIHNQTLNVWTHLIGFFLFLFLTIYTATKAPDLMDLSSLQRLSDMIRRADLHRIHPELLNCLPSLSLPSMDFPPSASGNIRELLANCLPDRFSHGNQTENSVLDGVMDDVMNMVAPLMYRPITRRPFFVFLGGVMFCLLASSTCHPVACHSARLSSIMQRCDYAGITVLIMTSFYPTVYYSFMCNPFLCNLYLGFITVLGITTMVFSQLPFFQGPKFRSHRASLFFGMGVSSVVPIVHKLILFRNQPEATQTAGYEVLMGVVNGLGALIYATRIPERWRPGKFDIPGSSHQLFHILVVAAAYIHYRAGLLYLRWRDLKGC, from the exons ATGGGTGGTGATTCTCCATTATCAG AAACTAGATCAGAAGAAAATCAATTCGACCGTGAAGATGTAAACGAAACGTGTTCAAAGGAAGCAAAGGGAAAGAGACTCAGGAAGAAAGTTAAATATCAGCTTATTGAATACCATTCATTGCCTGATTTTTTAAGGGACAATGAGTTCATTTTGGGTCATTACCGATCGGAATGGCCATTGAAGCAGGTGTTTCTAAGCATCTTTTCCATTCATAATCAGACTCTTAATGTCTGGAC GCATTTGATCGggttcttccttttccttttcctaacCATATACACAGCAACAAAAGCTCCAGACCTCATGGATCTGTCTTCCCTGCAACGTTTGTCTGACATGATTAGAAGAGCCGATTTGCACAGAATTCATCCAGAACTGTTGAATTGCCTCCCTTCGCTATCTTTGCCGTCTATGGATTTTCCCCCCTCAGCTTCAGGGAATATAAGGGAACTTCTCGCCAATTGCTTGCCTGACCGGTTCTCCCATGGCAATCAAACAGAGAATTCTGTTCTG GATGGAGTAATGGATGACGTGATGAACATGGTGGCCCCCCTTATGTATCGGCCCATAACAAGGCGGCCCTTCTTTGTGTTTCTAGGTGGAGTCATGTTCTGCTTGCTAGCCAGCAGCACCTGCCATCCCGTTGCTTGCCATTCAGCGCGCCTTTCCTCCATAATGCAAAGATGTGACTATGCAGGCATCACTGTACTCATCATGACCTCATTTTACCCTACTGTCTACTACTCCTTCATGTGCAACCCCTTCCTTTGCAACCTCTACTTAGGTTTCATCACAGTACTAGGTATCACTACCATGGTTTTCTCCCAACTCCCATTTTTCCAAGGACCCAAGTTTCGTAGCCATCGTGCTTCTCTCTTCTTTGGGATGGGCGTGTCAAGTGTTGTGCCTATAGTTCATAAGCTCATATTGTTCAGGAATCAGCCAGAGGCCACCCAGACTGCCGGCTATGAGGTGTTAATGGGGGTTGTTAATGGACTAGGGGCATTGATTTATGCTACAAGGATACCCGAGCGGTGGAGACCGGGGAAGTTTGATATTCCTGGGAGCAGTCACCAGCTTTTCCATATCTTGGTTGTGGCAGCAGCTTACATACACTACCGTGCCGGTCTACTGTACCTAAGATGGAGGGACTTGAAGGGTTGTTAG
- the LOC126619791 gene encoding heptahelical transmembrane protein 4-like isoform X2, with translation MDLSSLQRLSDMIRRADLHRIHPELLNCLPSLSLPSMDFPPSASGNIRELLANCLPDRFSHGNQTENSVLDGVMDDVMNMVAPLMYRPITRRPFFVFLGGVMFCLLASSTCHPVACHSARLSSIMQRCDYAGITVLIMTSFYPTVYYSFMCNPFLCNLYLGFITVLGITTMVFSQLPFFQGPKFRSHRASLFFGMGVSSVVPIVHKLILFRNQPEATQTAGYEVLMGVVNGLGALIYATRIPERWRPGKFDIPGSSHQLFHILVVAAAYIHYRAGLLYLRWRDLKGC, from the exons ATGGATCTGTCTTCCCTGCAACGTTTGTCTGACATGATTAGAAGAGCCGATTTGCACAGAATTCATCCAGAACTGTTGAATTGCCTCCCTTCGCTATCTTTGCCGTCTATGGATTTTCCCCCCTCAGCTTCAGGGAATATAAGGGAACTTCTCGCCAATTGCTTGCCTGACCGGTTCTCCCATGGCAATCAAACAGAGAATTCTGTTCTG GATGGAGTAATGGATGACGTGATGAACATGGTGGCCCCCCTTATGTATCGGCCCATAACAAGGCGGCCCTTCTTTGTGTTTCTAGGTGGAGTCATGTTCTGCTTGCTAGCCAGCAGCACCTGCCATCCCGTTGCTTGCCATTCAGCGCGCCTTTCCTCCATAATGCAAAGATGTGACTATGCAGGCATCACTGTACTCATCATGACCTCATTTTACCCTACTGTCTACTACTCCTTCATGTGCAACCCCTTCCTTTGCAACCTCTACTTAGGTTTCATCACAGTACTAGGTATCACTACCATGGTTTTCTCCCAACTCCCATTTTTCCAAGGACCCAAGTTTCGTAGCCATCGTGCTTCTCTCTTCTTTGGGATGGGCGTGTCAAGTGTTGTGCCTATAGTTCATAAGCTCATATTGTTCAGGAATCAGCCAGAGGCCACCCAGACTGCCGGCTATGAGGTGTTAATGGGGGTTGTTAATGGACTAGGGGCATTGATTTATGCTACAAGGATACCCGAGCGGTGGAGACCGGGGAAGTTTGATATTCCTGGGAGCAGTCACCAGCTTTTCCATATCTTGGTTGTGGCAGCAGCTTACATACACTACCGTGCCGGTCTACTGTACCTAAGATGGAGGGACTTGAAGGGTTGTTAG
- the LOC126619790 gene encoding heptahelical transmembrane protein 4-like gives MGGDSPLSETRSVENQFNREDVNETRSKEAKGKRLWKKVKYQLIEYHSLPYFLRDNEFILGHYRSEWPLKQVFLSIFSIHNETLNVWTHLIGFFLFLFLTIYTATKAPDLMDLSSLQRLSDMIRRADLHRIHPELLNCLPSLSLPSMDFLSSVSGNIRELLANCLPDRFSHGNQTENSVLDGVTDDVMNIVAPLMYRPITRWPFFVFLGGAMFCLLASSTCHLLSCHSARLSYIVHRCDYAGIAALIVTSFYPPVYYSFMCNPFLCNLYLGFITILGITTMVFSLLPFFQGAKFRSHRASLFFGMGVSGVVPLVHKLIVFRNQPEAIQTTGYEVLMGVLYGLGALIYATRIPERWRPGKFDIAGNSHQLFHILVVAAAYIHYRAGLLYLRWRDLKGC, from the exons AAACAAGATCAGTAGAAAATCAATTCAACCGTGAAGATGTAAACGAAACGCGTTCAAAGGAAGCGAAGGGAAAGAGACTCTGGAAGAAAGTTAAATATCAGCTTATTGAATACCATTCATTGCCTTATTTTTTAAGGGACAATGAGTTCATTTTGGGTCATTACCGATCAGAATGGCCATTGAAGCAGGTGTTTCTAAGCATCTTCTCCATTCATAATGAGACTCTTAACGTCTGGAC GCATTTGATCGggttcttccttttccttttcctaacCATATACACAGCAACAAAAGCTCCAGACCTCATGGATCTGTCTTCCCTGCAACGTTTGTCTGACATGATTAGAAGAGCTGATTTGCACAGAATTCATCCAGAACTGTTGAATTGCCTCCCTTCGCTATCTTTGCCGTCTATGGATTTTCTCTCCTCAGTTTCAGGGAATATAAGGGAACTTCTCGCCAATTGCTTGCCTGACCGGTTCTCCCATGGCAATCAAACAGAGAATTCTGTTCTG GATGGAGTAACGGATGACGTGATGAACATCGTGGCCCCCCTTATGTATCGGCCCATAACAAGGTGGCCCTTCTTTGTGTTCCTAGGTGGAGCCATGTTCTGCTTGCTAGCCAGCAGCACATGCCATCTCCTTAGTTGCCATTCAGCGCGCCTTTCCTACATAGTGCACAGATGTGACTATGCAGGCATCGCTGCACTCATCGTGACCTCATTTTACCCTCCTGTCTACTACTCCTTCATGTGCAACCCCTTCCTTTGCAACCTCTACTTAGGTTTCATCACAATACTAGGTATCACCACCATGGTTTTCTCCCTCCTCCCATTTTTCCAAGGAGCCAAGTTTCGTAGCCATCGTGCTTCTCTCTTCTTTGGGATGGGCGTGTCAGGTGTCGTGCCTTTAGTTCATAAGCTCATAGTGTTCAGGAATCAGCCAGAGGCCATCCAGACAACCGGCTATGAGGTGTTAATGGGGGTTCTTTATGGACTAGGGGCATTGATTTATGCTACAAGGATACCCGAGCGGTGGAGACCAGGGAAGTTTGATATTGCTGGGAACAGTCACCAGCTTTTCCATATCTTGGTTGTGGCAGCAGCTTACATACACTACCGTGCCGGTCTACTGTACCTAAGATGGAGGGACTTGAAGGGTTGTTAG